A section of the Ovis canadensis isolate MfBH-ARS-UI-01 breed Bighorn chromosome 1, ARS-UI_OviCan_v2, whole genome shotgun sequence genome encodes:
- the TRAT1 gene encoding T-cell receptor-associated transmembrane adapter 1 isoform X2 gives MTEKICAYSDDYFPREDEYDLEDTPIYGNVDNVALEPVDENCYEQMKARPDRSVNKLQDAPPSQETEGRLCYSSLDHNNEGKRRKPKKQKTHLSDKDEEGQMHAMDISLSKTTLVDSFPPESEEIEENIHDDPIRLFGLIRAQKENLHSLDYDLAQ, from the exons GGAAGATGAGTATGATCTCGAAGACACACCAATTTATGGTAACGTAGATAATGTGGCCTTag AACCAGTGGATGAAAACTGCTATGAACAGATGAAAGCACGACCAGACAGATCTGTGAACAAACTGCAAGACGCCCCACCTTCGCAG GAAACTGAAGGAAGGTTGTGCTATTCCTCATTAGATCACAACAATGAGGGGAAGCGAAGAAAgcccaagaaacagaaaactcaTTTGTCAGACAAGGATGAAGAGGGGCAGATGCATGCAATGGATATCAGCCTTTCTAAGACCACTTTGGTGGACAGTTTCCCACCAGAAAgtgaggaaatagaggaaaacattcacGATGATCCCATCAGGCTGTTTGGATTGATCCGTGCACAGAAAGAAAATTTACACTCACTAGACTATGATCTAGCTCAGTGA